DNA from Bacteroides zoogleoformans:
GCCCATCCATGCCTCGATGCGCTCCGCCTTTTCTATCACATTCCCGGCGATGAACCTGTCCTTTATCTCGTAACCGGTTACGAGCGGGTTGTAGAAGATGCGTCCTTTGAGGGCGTCAAGCAATCCCTCCTCCGTGCTGTCGGTTATCTCCCGCATATAGTCGAGATTGACCGTGCCGAACTTGTTGAGCGACGCGGAGAGTGCCTCTTCGGGAGAGCTTACGTTGGCATGGCTCTCCACAGAGAAGGAAACGGGACGCTCGAAAATGTCCGCCTTGACGAACCTGCCGTCCTCCGCCCGTTCCAGCGAAAGGATGTCGCGTCCGGCGACATCCATCATCAACAGTTTCACGTTATGCTTGGCATTGAGGTTGCCGTAGCGCATGACAAACTCATCGTAGCAGGTGTTCAACGCTCCGCGTTGCGCAGACCCTTCATCGTGATACTCCGCCTCGTAGCGGTAAAGCCGCTCGTATGCGTCACGGAGTGACACATACAACATCGCTTTCTCCTTCTGGTAGCCGGTCAGGTCAAGCGGTTGGAATGTCGCGCCGTAAGGCGTGAGGCCCTTCAAATAACCGAGATTGCGTGAAGCATCCAGTACCATAGAGCCGTCACGGTAGTGCGGCTCCAGCATACCGTTGAACGGACGGGGAGAAAGGTCGAGAGGTTCCTCCTTCGGCTTTTCCGTTTCAAATTCAGGGAAAAGGGAAGTTGTTGTCTCACTTGCGTTATTGTCCGTAACGGGAACGGTTGCGACTTCCGTCTGTGCTTCGGGGCGTTTTGTCGCTTCCTTTTCCGGCATGTCAATGGCGGGAGCGGCTTTCACCGCCGTCCCGTCCACCCGTTGCTTCTCCTGATGCTGTGCCGCCAGCCTGCGAAGTTCCTTGCGTCGCTCCGGCGTGAGGTCCATCATCATTTCATAGAAACCGTTGATGGGCGGATTGGTGTCCCAATCCAAAGAGGCGTAAATATCATCCAGATCGCCTTTGGCTGCGAAACTCACCGGCTTTGTTTCATGGCTGTCCCTCTTCTCCGTCAGTGGTGCAACAGACGGCTGTGGCGGTGCAGTCGTAACCTTCGGCGTAACCTGCGCCTGCGGTTTGGGAGGCATACGCCTTGCCGGGCTTTCCTTTTTCGCCGTCTTTTTCTTCTTGGCGGGGGCTTCCTGCTTGCGTACTTCCTCGGTCATGCCCCAGAGGTCGAGCAGGGAGAGCTGCACGCCCTCCGAATAATCGGGGCGGCGCGGCTCTATCTCCGACTTTTCTTCCTCCGGCTGCGGTGTTGCCGCTTCGGGCTTCGCTGCCATTTCATGACGTGGCTGTATCTCAGGAGTGACAACCGGTGTGGAAATGGTTTCTGTTACCGTGCTTTTCCCCTGTGCCGGATGCAGGCTGTGCATTTCATACAGCTTTTTGTCCAACTTATACAGCTCAATATCCATATGTTCCCGCAAATCCTCCGCCATTTGCCCGATGCCGTCCCGGTGCATGACTTTATAGGCTGGTTTCCCGTAAGGGTCTGTGCCGCTTATCAGATCCGAGTGGGGAATCATGCCGATGCTGCCGACATACCCGTTCTGGAAACTGCCTATCGGTGTCTTTTCCGTCTGCACGAACAACTCTTCATAATCGTACAGCTCCCGTTTCTTGCCGCTGTTCTTTTGCAGGATAATCAGGTCGCTGCCCACTTCCGTACCCGCGTTGTCCGTGAAGAGGTTGTTCGGCAGGCGTGCGACTCCCACCAGATTGGCATTACGCATCATATACTCGCGTATGGGCGCGTTGGACGGTGCGTCCAGTACCCCTTGAGAGGTGATGAACGCCACGATGCCGCCCTCACGCACCGCGTCAAGGCTTTTCAGGAAGAAGTAGTTGTGTATTGCCTTCGGTGCGGAACGCCTTGCCGGGTCTTGGCTTCCTGTAAATTCCGGGTCGAACACAGCCACGTCGCCGAACGGGATGTTCGAGATGGCAAGGTCGAAATAGTCCGTGAAGGGCTTCTCTATCTTCTCGAATCCCTGCACCCTTACCTTTTGGTCGGGATGCAGGTGTCCCAATATCTTGCCCGTCATCAGGTCTTTCTCGAAAGCCATGATGTCCGCGTCCGGCTTGTTTTCCAGCACGGCATCCACGAATGCGCCCACGCCCGCCGACGGCTCCAGCACACGGTCGGGACGTATGCCGTGTTCATGCAGAGCCTCCGCAATCGTGCCGGTTATCTCCGGCGGGGTGTAGAAAGCGGTCAGCACGGACTGCTTCATGGCATCCACGTACCGCTTGTACTCCGTATCGTCCTTGCTGTTTTCACGCACCAGCCTGTGCAGTTCTACCGTAGGGGTAAACAGTTCGAGGTCCGATTTCGCCCAATGCACGGCATCCGTCAGTTCCTTTGCAGGATTCAGTATGCACTTCAACCCGCCGAAACCGCAATACTTCCGAAGTATGGCTTGTTCCTCGGCGGTTGCCGTCCTCCGTTCCCTGTCAAGGATGAATGCCGTCCGTATCGCCTCGATGTTGTCCCGCAGCCGTTGTTTGCGGTTAAACGCCATATTCCCCGATATAAAGGACGGCGGCTCCCGTCAGCTCCGTGTAGAGCAGGTCGTATTCGGGCGACAGGGCGAAATTGTCGTCCGAAAGGTCATAGGCGGAGAATACGTTGCCGACCGGCGGCAGCAACTTTCGGATGAAGGCTTCGCGTTTCTTTCCCGGCACTTCGTCGGCAAACTCGTTTTCCACGACTTCGCGGAGGATGGCGTACTTGGAATAGCGAAGCCCCCGCAGGAGCGTGTCCATCGCCAACTCCTGCGCCCCTTCGGGCGGATAGCCTTCGAGCCGCGCACGCTCATACGTTTCGGCGGCACGGTCGGCACGCTCCCGGATGAAGGCATCGTCGGAAGCCTGTTCAAACCTGTTCGTGCGGAGGTAGTCCAGCAGGTACAGACCGTAATAGGAAAAGTCGGTCTGACCCTCGTTTTTCTTCTTGTTGTTCATTACTTTGGAATTTAGTGGATTGATAATGACGGGGATAGTCGTCTGAAAAGGAGAAAGAAAAGGCACTCGGTATCCCTCCGAGTGCCACCACTAAATCCAAAGTATGAGTGTAATCCGGTATCGAAGAACAATTCATTACTCTGAACAAGTGGCAAAGGTAGTGCAAATCGAAGACAATACGAAATAAACCCGTTTATTTCTATTGTTGAGGTGCAGCCTACTTTCTCAAAAGTTAATACTATTTCTTCCGTCCTGAAAATTTCCTGCTCGTGTTCCTTTCGGGGAACACGAAAGTCGTGTTATAGTCCCCGTCAAAGGCGACTATGGCGTCGAAGCTCTTGCCCTGCTTGCTCTTGAAGCCTTTGAGCAGCTTCGTATGCCCGTCGGTGAGCAGGTCTTTGATCTCGTCATCGGAAAGGGTGCGGTTCGCTTTCAGGCGGAACACGGGCAGCCCGCACTCCGCGTTGTCGCAGCGTACCACCTTGCCGTAGAACTGCATGCTGCCCGTCCCGCACTTGGGACACTTGCAGCCGGAATCCCTGCGGGCGAACAGTTTGTCGCACGAGAGCAGTTCGGAGGTGATTTCGCGTGTGTACGCCTCTATCTCCCTGCGGAAGGTTTCGGCGGGCATTTCCCCGCGCTCGATGCGTGCCAGATTCTTCTCCCATTCGCCCGTCATGGTTACGTCGGCGATGCGCATCGTCTTCACGACCGAATAGAGGGCAAGCCCTTTTTCAGTCGGCACAAGCGATTTCTTGCAGCGTTCCATGTAGCCGCGCTTGAAGAGCGTTTCGATAATCGCCGCACGGGTGGCGGGCGTGCCGATGCCGCAGTCCTTCAACGCCTGACGGAGTGCATCGTCCTCTATGTCCTTGCCCGCCGTTTCCATTGCCGACAACAGTG
Protein-coding regions in this window:
- a CDS encoding DUF1896 domain-containing protein, yielding MNNKKKNEGQTDFSYYGLYLLDYLRTNRFEQASDDAFIRERADRAAETYERARLEGYPPEGAQELAMDTLLRGLRYSKYAILREVVENEFADEVPGKKREAFIRKLLPPVGNVFSAYDLSDDNFALSPEYDLLYTELTGAAVLYIGEYGV